One Halomonas sp. M4R1S46 genomic window carries:
- a CDS encoding TAXI family TRAP transporter solute-binding subunit — translation MTDERFFCLPTLVAAGGLLIWGATAMAQERADWPERIRVATASIGGTYHVYGHGLSERITDELDILADTRTTGGPYHNMTLVHTGEAELGFVTLGPARELWEGEAEFADGEKMRNVRALFPMYRTPFHIVTRADSDIESIDDLSGARVGVGPMGGTCATYWERFFDELGVEDVRLQYAGANLLADYVLGGLSDAFAFCAGLPIQAFEHVESRQEVRMFGLTEEQQAILVDAFPVTPYEIPADTYASMDAPQASVAFWNFAIGHKDLDEGFVHELMTLVLEDNGAMEEIHPAAAETRPEHMGKNNVIWFHPGAVRYYREQGLEVSEAMMPPEMRQEGEAGEAETEGEAGSRAEEGAEQ, via the coding sequence ATGACTGACGAACGCTTTTTCTGCCTTCCCACCCTTGTCGCGGCAGGTGGCCTGCTGATCTGGGGGGCCACGGCCATGGCTCAGGAGCGTGCGGACTGGCCGGAGCGGATCAGAGTGGCTACTGCCTCCATCGGCGGCACCTACCATGTCTACGGCCACGGCCTGTCCGAGCGCATCACAGATGAGCTCGACATACTCGCCGATACGCGTACCACGGGCGGGCCCTACCACAACATGACTCTGGTCCACACGGGTGAAGCGGAGCTGGGCTTTGTCACCCTGGGGCCGGCAAGAGAGCTTTGGGAAGGCGAGGCCGAGTTCGCCGATGGTGAGAAGATGCGCAACGTGCGTGCCCTCTTTCCCATGTACCGAACCCCCTTCCACATAGTCACCCGGGCCGATTCAGACATCGAAAGCATCGATGACCTGAGTGGGGCCCGTGTCGGGGTGGGGCCCATGGGTGGCACCTGCGCCACCTATTGGGAGCGGTTCTTCGATGAGCTGGGGGTCGAGGATGTCCGCCTGCAGTATGCCGGCGCCAACCTGCTGGCGGATTACGTGCTTGGCGGTCTCAGCGATGCTTTCGCCTTCTGTGCCGGCCTGCCTATCCAGGCCTTCGAGCATGTGGAGAGTCGCCAGGAGGTACGGATGTTCGGCCTGACCGAGGAGCAGCAGGCGATCCTGGTGGACGCCTTTCCGGTGACTCCTTACGAGATCCCTGCCGACACCTATGCGTCGATGGATGCCCCTCAGGCCTCGGTCGCCTTCTGGAATTTCGCCATCGGCCACAAGGACCTCGATGAGGGTTTCGTCCATGAACTCATGACCTTGGTGCTCGAGGACAACGGCGCCATGGAGGAGATCCACCCCGCAGCGGCCGAGACCCGGCCGGAGCACATGGGGAAGAACAATGTGATCTGGTTCCATCCCGGCGCGGTACGCTATTACCGAGAGCAGGGGCTCGAGGTGTCCGAGGCGATGATGCCGCCCGAGATGCGTCAGGAGGGAGAAGCAGGGGAGGCCGAAACGGAAGGCGAAGCGGGTAGCCGGGCCGAGGAGGGCGCCGAGCAATAA
- a CDS encoding TAXI family TRAP transporter solute-binding subunit, protein MRNATSRILAGTLAGSLLVAASASAQSDRSDWPQSFTVGTASQGGTYFVYGSGWANLIADELGVSGGGEVTGGPNQNLALVHTGDLALGLTTMGPAAEALAGESPLAPGVAMDNVCALFPMYETPFSIATLADSGIESISDIPDGATIGFGPAASTSDTYFPAILEELGVNFERRNGGWNDLGGQLQDGLIDVIAFAAGIPIPAVSQLEVQTDVNIIEFTEEEQQQVIDAFPVSPFQIPASTYQTLEEDARAVSMWNFTIAGCDLPEDFVYEITKLSMENNDKMRDIHRSAQFSVPENIQYNTVLPFHPGAVRWYEENGYEIPDELKLD, encoded by the coding sequence ATGCGCAACGCCACCTCACGGATCCTCGCCGGCACCCTGGCCGGCTCCCTGCTTGTCGCCGCCTCGGCCTCGGCCCAGTCGGACCGCAGCGACTGGCCGCAGAGCTTCACCGTGGGCACCGCCAGCCAGGGCGGCACCTACTTCGTCTACGGCTCCGGCTGGGCCAACCTGATCGCCGACGAGCTGGGCGTCTCCGGCGGCGGCGAGGTCACCGGCGGCCCCAACCAGAACCTGGCCCTGGTGCACACCGGTGACCTGGCCCTGGGCCTGACCACCATGGGCCCGGCCGCCGAGGCACTGGCCGGCGAGAGCCCGCTGGCCCCGGGCGTGGCGATGGACAACGTCTGCGCGCTCTTCCCGATGTACGAGACGCCCTTCTCCATCGCCACGCTCGCCGACAGCGGCATCGAGTCGATCTCCGACATCCCCGACGGCGCCACCATCGGCTTCGGCCCGGCGGCCTCCACCTCCGACACCTACTTCCCGGCCATCCTCGAGGAGCTGGGCGTGAACTTCGAACGCCGCAATGGCGGCTGGAACGATCTGGGCGGCCAGCTGCAGGACGGCCTGATCGACGTCATCGCCTTCGCCGCCGGCATCCCGATCCCGGCGGTCAGCCAGCTCGAGGTGCAGACCGACGTCAACATCATCGAGTTCACCGAGGAGGAGCAGCAGCAAGTCATCGACGCCTTCCCGGTGTCGCCGTTCCAGATCCCGGCCAGCACCTACCAGACCCTCGAGGAAGATGCCCGCGCCGTCTCCATGTGGAACTTCACCATCGCCGGCTGCGACCTGCCGGAGGATTTCGTCTACGAAATCACCAAGCTGAGCATGGAGAACAACGACAAGATGCGCGACATCCATCGCAGCGCCCAGTTCAGCGTGCCGGAGAACATCCAGTACAACACCGTACTGCCCTTCCATCCGGGTGCCGTGCGCTGGTACGAGGAGAACGGCTACGAAATCCCTGACGAGCTCAAGCTCGACTAG
- a CDS encoding glutathione S-transferase family protein: protein MTGPVHIVGPQFSTFVRSVQLCCEEKGIPYTLGAEVDGRPLGLHSPEHYALHPFGKIPILLHGERRLIETPSICRYLDAAFEGPPLQPGDPWARAQVDQWTGILALYVDQALVRRYLLEFVFPQGEGGAVRQEAVAAAQPEVARLLGLIEGQLAQGDYLVGGAFSIADAIAAPMLDYLLGLPAAEAYLAETPRLVAYTQRLRARPAAQRVLVAPELPS, encoded by the coding sequence ATGACCGGCCCCGTGCATATCGTCGGCCCCCAGTTCAGCACCTTCGTGCGCAGCGTCCAGCTGTGCTGCGAGGAGAAGGGCATCCCCTACACCCTGGGTGCCGAGGTCGACGGCCGGCCCCTCGGCCTGCACTCTCCCGAGCACTACGCCCTGCACCCCTTCGGCAAGATCCCGATCCTGCTCCACGGCGAGCGGCGCCTGATCGAGACACCGAGCATCTGCCGCTACCTCGACGCCGCCTTCGAGGGCCCGCCCCTGCAGCCGGGGGATCCCTGGGCGCGGGCCCAGGTCGACCAGTGGACCGGGATCCTCGCCCTCTACGTGGACCAGGCCCTGGTGCGTCGCTACCTGCTGGAGTTCGTCTTTCCCCAGGGCGAGGGGGGCGCCGTGCGCCAGGAGGCGGTCGCCGCGGCCCAGCCGGAGGTGGCGCGCCTGCTGGGCCTGATCGAGGGGCAGCTGGCCCAGGGTGACTACCTGGTCGGCGGTGCCTTCAGCATCGCCGACGCCATCGCCGCGCCGATGCTCGACTACCTACTGGGCCTGCCCGCCGCCGAGGCGTATCTCGCCGAGACCCCGCGGCTGGTGGCCTACACGCAGCGGCTGCGGGCACGCCCCGCGGCCCAGCGGGTGCTGGTGGCGCCGGAGCTGCCATCCTAG
- a CDS encoding AEC family transporter codes for MSLDPATLMGPLWTLLAFVGLGWLAARHLAVDPRPIATLLIYLIAPLTFFRGLTLGGPTPAYLLITGALFVAASLVALLVSRLARRALPDEESAVLAFSAGTGNTGYFGLPVALVLLPPSGVTLYLFGVLGVTLYEFTLGFYLSARGRFSVRQSLAKILRLPMIYAFLAALLVEAAGLTVPAAVMEGLEAFPPTYTLLGMMIIGMTLGRVTVREFDLRFIGACVAVRYGLWPLLALGVVLGLQATLGLSPELAMALLLIGVVPMAANVVVVAMELGIAPEKGALAVLLTTLAAPVLIPLYLGWMLPLVGG; via the coding sequence ATGAGCCTCGATCCCGCCACCCTGATGGGCCCGCTGTGGACGCTGCTGGCCTTTGTCGGCCTCGGCTGGCTGGCCGCCCGCCACCTGGCGGTGGACCCCCGCCCCATCGCCACCCTGCTGATCTACCTGATCGCGCCGCTGACCTTCTTCCGCGGCCTGACACTGGGCGGGCCCACGCCGGCCTACCTGCTGATCACCGGGGCGCTGTTCGTCGCGGCCAGCCTGGTCGCCCTGCTGGTCAGCCGCCTGGCCCGCCGCGCCCTGCCCGACGAGGAGAGCGCGGTGCTGGCCTTCTCGGCGGGCACCGGCAATACCGGCTACTTCGGCCTGCCGGTGGCCCTGGTGCTGCTGCCACCCTCGGGGGTGACCCTCTACCTGTTCGGGGTGCTGGGAGTGACCCTCTACGAGTTCACCCTGGGCTTCTACCTGAGCGCCCGGGGACGCTTCTCGGTGCGCCAGAGCCTCGCCAAGATCCTGCGCCTGCCGATGATCTACGCCTTCCTGGCGGCGCTGCTGGTCGAGGCCGCGGGACTGACGGTGCCGGCGGCCGTCATGGAGGGCCTCGAGGCCTTCCCGCCCACCTATACCCTGCTCGGCATGATGATCATCGGCATGACGCTGGGCCGGGTGACGGTGCGGGAATTCGACCTGCGCTTTATCGGTGCCTGCGTGGCGGTGCGCTACGGCCTCTGGCCGCTGCTGGCCCTGGGCGTCGTGCTGGGGCTGCAGGCCACCCTGGGCCTCTCGCCGGAGCTCGCCATGGCGCTCTTGCTGATCGGCGTGGTGCCCATGGCCGCCAACGTGGTGGTGGTGGCCATGGAGCTCGGCATCGCCCCGGAGAAGGGCGCGCTGGCCGTGCTGCTCACCACCCTGGCCGCGCCGGTGCTGATCCCGCTGTACCTGGGCTGGATGCTACCGCTGGTCGGCGGCTAG
- the aceF gene encoding dihydrolipoyllysine-residue acetyltransferase: protein MAIQEIKVPDIGDFSDVPIIEIHVQAGDSIQAEDPLITVESDKASMDVPAPAAGTVKEVKVKLGDSVSEGSTILMLEAEGEGDSPSSPAPSASGGEAPAPSGGGVEEIKVPDIGDFSDVPIIEIHVQAGDSIQAEDPLITVESDKASMDVPAPKAGTVKEVKVKVGDLVSEGSSILLLESAAGAGEKAAAFAGGEEKTPQPAAAPSASTSAPPTGPVADFSRVHASPSARRLARELEVDLTRVPPTGLKGRVTQEDIQAFAKGGAPAAHPAAGAPSGGEGMDLLPWPRVDFSKFGPVETKPLSRIKKISGANLHRNWVRIPHVTNHDEADITDLEAFRVQFNKANEKAGIKVSMLAFMIKAAVASLKQFPEFNASLEGDNLILKQYYHIGFAADTPNGLVVPVIRDADQKGVVEIAQEMGALAKLARDGKLKPDQMQGGCFTISSLGGIGGLYFTPIINAPEVAIMGVCRSYWKQVSPDGKQSAWRFMLPLSLSWDHRVIDGAAAARFNVHFANLLADMRRIIM, encoded by the coding sequence GTGGCCATCCAAGAAATCAAGGTACCGGACATCGGCGACTTCAGCGATGTCCCGATCATCGAAATCCACGTCCAGGCCGGCGACAGCATCCAGGCCGAGGACCCGCTGATCACCGTGGAGTCCGACAAGGCCTCCATGGACGTGCCCGCGCCTGCAGCGGGCACGGTCAAGGAGGTCAAGGTCAAGCTCGGCGACTCGGTCTCCGAAGGCTCGACGATTCTGATGCTCGAGGCAGAGGGCGAAGGGGATTCACCTTCATCTCCTGCCCCCTCCGCCTCTGGGGGAGAGGCACCGGCACCGTCCGGTGGCGGGGTCGAGGAGATCAAGGTCCCCGACATCGGCGACTTCAGCGATGTGCCGATCATCGAAATCCACGTCCAGGCCGGCGACAGCATCCAGGCCGAGGACCCGCTGATCACCGTGGAGTCTGACAAGGCATCGATGGACGTGCCCGCGCCCAAGGCCGGCACCGTCAAGGAGGTCAAGGTCAAGGTCGGTGACTTGGTTTCCGAGGGCAGCTCGATATTGCTGCTGGAGAGCGCGGCGGGAGCGGGAGAAAAGGCCGCGGCTTTCGCCGGGGGAGAAGAGAAGACACCGCAACCGGCGGCTGCTCCCTCTGCATCCACCAGCGCACCGCCGACCGGCCCGGTTGCCGATTTCAGCCGGGTTCACGCCAGTCCCTCGGCTCGCCGCCTGGCCCGCGAACTGGAGGTGGACCTGACCCGAGTACCGCCGACCGGCCTCAAGGGCCGGGTCACCCAGGAGGACATCCAGGCCTTCGCCAAGGGCGGCGCACCGGCGGCACACCCGGCGGCCGGGGCCCCGTCCGGTGGAGAGGGTATGGATCTGCTGCCCTGGCCCAGGGTCGACTTCAGCAAGTTCGGTCCGGTGGAGACCAAGCCGCTGTCACGCATCAAGAAGATCTCCGGTGCCAATCTGCATCGCAACTGGGTGAGAATTCCCCACGTCACCAACCACGACGAGGCCGACATCACCGACCTGGAAGCCTTCCGGGTGCAGTTCAACAAGGCCAACGAGAAGGCCGGCATCAAGGTCAGCATGCTGGCGTTCATGATCAAGGCCGCGGTCGCCTCCCTGAAGCAGTTCCCCGAGTTCAATGCCTCGCTGGAAGGCGACAATCTGATCCTCAAGCAGTACTACCACATCGGGTTCGCCGCCGACACGCCCAACGGCCTGGTGGTGCCGGTGATCCGCGATGCGGACCAGAAAGGCGTGGTCGAGATCGCCCAGGAAATGGGGGCGCTGGCCAAGCTGGCCCGCGACGGCAAGCTCAAGCCCGATCAGATGCAGGGCGGCTGTTTCACCATCTCCTCGCTGGGCGGGATCGGCGGGCTCTACTTCACGCCCATCATCAACGCCCCCGAAGTGGCCATCATGGGCGTGTGTCGCTCCTACTGGAAGCAGGTCTCGCCGGACGGCAAGCAGTCGGCGTGGCGCTTCATGCTGCCGCTGTCGCTGTCCTGGGATCACCGGGTGATCGATGGCGCCGCCGCGGCCCGTTTCAACGTCCATTTCGCCAACCTGCTCGCCGACATGCGGCGCATCATCATGTGA
- a CDS encoding TRAP transporter permease, whose translation MNHTPENRPSNEDPVVAASESVADGADDEVVESNRRLYGGWRWLLFAGLAIAYCVFHLVVLNMFPLETWSFRIIHIAGALILGFGFYAGARFADPQGAPARRVLTSLGYALLVPAGYALVRTVMMYQEMQAGAMRIAPEVETWHFGYPLILATAGAIVLSWGLREARHRINPADLVLMVCALAVAGYLLVIFNSPLRASTGTSFAPVGLTWSGIAGSLLILELTRRVAGLALVIISAIFLTYVFAGPYLPGFLGYPGLSVGRFFSQVYTDTGILGPTTAVSSTYIILFIIFAAFLQASKVGEYFINFAFAAAGRARGGPAKVAIFASGLMGMINGTSAGNVVSTGSLTIPLMKKVGYPGRSAGAIEAAASTGGQIMPPIMGAGAFIMAEVTGIPYTEIAVAALIPAILYFLSVYCMVDFEAARKGMRGMPKEEIPKFRRLVKHVYLFAPIIILIAALFMGYSVIRAGTLATASAAVVSWFSPNKMGLLAILRALHLAGTMAIQIIAVCACAGLIVGVIAMTGVGARFSSLLLGLAGVSQLLALFFAMCISILLGMGMPTTAAYAVAASVVAPGLIEIGIQPLVAHFFVFYFAVVSAITPPVALASYAAAGISGDKAMGTSVASFKVGLAAFIVPFMFFYSPAMLMEGSWLQILRVGVTATLGIVLLAATVQAWFFGPVKAWQRLVMLVGALCMIYGGIYTDVAGLAIGTALFLYQRGRNGGGAQPVTSG comes from the coding sequence ATGAATCACACACCCGAGAATCGCCCCAGCAACGAAGACCCCGTCGTCGCGGCGTCCGAGTCCGTTGCCGACGGGGCCGACGACGAAGTCGTCGAATCGAATCGACGCCTCTATGGCGGCTGGCGTTGGTTACTGTTTGCCGGCCTGGCCATCGCCTATTGCGTCTTCCACCTGGTCGTCCTGAACATGTTCCCCTTGGAGACCTGGTCGTTCCGCATCATTCACATCGCCGGTGCCCTTATCCTCGGCTTCGGCTTCTATGCGGGGGCACGCTTCGCCGATCCACAGGGGGCCCCCGCCAGGCGCGTGCTCACCTCGCTCGGTTACGCGCTTCTGGTACCGGCGGGCTACGCCCTGGTGCGCACCGTCATGATGTATCAGGAGATGCAGGCAGGAGCGATGCGCATCGCCCCCGAGGTGGAGACCTGGCACTTCGGCTACCCACTGATACTTGCCACCGCAGGGGCGATCGTACTCTCCTGGGGCCTGCGCGAGGCGCGCCACCGGATCAACCCGGCCGACCTGGTGCTGATGGTCTGCGCCCTCGCGGTGGCAGGCTATCTGCTGGTGATATTCAACAGCCCGCTGCGTGCCTCCACCGGCACCTCCTTCGCCCCGGTGGGCCTCACCTGGTCGGGCATCGCCGGCTCGCTACTGATCCTCGAGCTCACCCGCCGCGTGGCCGGCCTGGCGCTGGTGATCATCTCGGCGATCTTCCTGACCTATGTTTTCGCCGGCCCCTACCTGCCGGGCTTCCTCGGCTATCCGGGCCTCTCGGTGGGGCGCTTCTTCAGCCAGGTCTACACCGACACCGGCATCCTGGGACCGACCACCGCGGTATCATCCACCTACATCATCCTGTTCATCATCTTCGCCGCCTTCCTGCAGGCCTCGAAGGTGGGGGAATACTTCATCAACTTCGCCTTCGCCGCCGCCGGACGCGCGCGAGGCGGCCCGGCCAAGGTCGCGATCTTCGCCTCCGGGCTGATGGGCATGATCAACGGCACCAGCGCCGGCAACGTGGTCTCCACCGGCTCGCTGACCATCCCGCTGATGAAGAAGGTGGGCTACCCGGGCCGCAGCGCCGGGGCCATCGAGGCCGCCGCCTCCACCGGCGGGCAGATCATGCCGCCGATCATGGGCGCAGGGGCCTTCATCATGGCCGAGGTCACCGGCATCCCCTATACCGAGATCGCCGTGGCGGCGCTGATCCCGGCTATCCTCTACTTCCTGTCGGTCTACTGCATGGTCGACTTCGAAGCGGCCCGCAAGGGCATGCGCGGCATGCCCAAGGAGGAAATTCCCAAGTTCCGCCGCCTGGTCAAGCATGTCTATCTGTTCGCACCGATCATCATCCTGATCGCCGCGCTGTTCATGGGCTATTCGGTGATCCGCGCCGGCACCCTGGCCACCGCCTCGGCCGCTGTGGTGAGCTGGTTCTCGCCCAACAAGATGGGGCTGCTCGCCATCCTGCGAGCGCTGCATCTGGCCGGCACCATGGCGATCCAGATCATCGCCGTGTGCGCCTGTGCCGGCCTGATCGTCGGCGTGATCGCCATGACCGGCGTGGGCGCGCGCTTCTCTTCACTGCTGCTGGGCCTGGCCGGTGTCAGCCAGTTGCTGGCGCTGTTTTTCGCCATGTGCATCTCGATCCTGCTGGGCATGGGCATGCCCACCACCGCCGCCTACGCGGTGGCCGCCTCGGTGGTCGCCCCGGGTCTGATCGAGATCGGCATCCAGCCGCTGGTGGCGCACTTCTTCGTGTTCTACTTCGCGGTGGTCTCGGCGATCACCCCGCCGGTGGCACTGGCGTCCTACGCGGCGGCGGGCATCTCCGGCGACAAGGCCATGGGGACTTCGGTGGCCTCCTTCAAGGTCGGTCTGGCCGCCTTCATCGTGCCCTTCATGTTCTTCTACAGCCCGGCGATGCTGATGGAAGGCTCCTGGCTGCAGATCCTGCGGGTCGGCGTGACCGCCACCCTGGGCATCGTGCTGCTGGCGGCCACCGTCCAGGCCTGGTTCTTCGGGCCGGTGAAGGCCTGGCAGCGCCTGGTGATGCTGGTCGGCGCGCTGTGCATGATCTACGGCGGCATCTACACCGACGTGGCCGGCCTGGCCATCGGCACGGCGCTGTTCCTGTACCAGCGCGGCCGCAACGGCGGCGGCGCCCAGCCGGTGACCTCCGGCTGA
- the lpdA gene encoding dihydrolipoyl dehydrogenase has translation MANAIEVKVPDIGDFKDVEIIEVLVKPGDAIDIDTPLITLETDKASMDVPSPISGTVGELKVKEGDEVSEGSTILMLEPAETGSRVADHEPHPTVHNKGIGSAAPGDAGGGYGGGSLEEVRVPDIGDFDDVPIIEVLVRAGDTIRAEDPLITLESDKASMDVPAPKAGKVGEVLVSVGDKVAQGSAILMLEAEGKSPASPPSSAQGAGGKAAAAPAPQAATHTGGADLECEMLVLGAGPGGYSAAFRAADLGMKTVLVERYASLGGVCLNVGCIPSKALLHVAAVTDAAKAMADHGIAFGKPKIDLDKLRGWKEKVVGQLTGGLAGMAKARKVQVVRGVGTFLDPHHLEVALTRGDGQEQTGDKQVVKFDKCIIAAGSQSVTLPFIPDDPRVVDSTGALELTSIPKRMLVIGGGIIGLEMATVYSTLGTRIDVVEMLDGLMTGADRDLVKVWEKVNTPRFDKVMLKTRTTAVKAQKSGLKVSFEGDNAPAEPQVYDMILQSVGRRPNGNKIGAENAGVAVDERGFINVDKQLRTNVGHIFAIGDIIGQPMLAHKAVHEAHVAAEAAAGQKSFFDARQIPSVAYTDPEVAWAGKTETECKAEGIKYGKAIFPWAASGRAIANGRDEGFTKLLFDEDTHRIIGGAIVGTQAGDLISELCLAIEMGCDPVDIGKTIHPHPTLGESVGMAAELFEGVCTDLPPQKKR, from the coding sequence ATGGCCAATGCAATCGAAGTCAAGGTACCCGACATCGGGGATTTCAAGGACGTCGAGATCATCGAGGTGCTGGTGAAACCGGGCGATGCGATCGACATCGACACGCCGCTGATCACCCTGGAGACCGACAAGGCCTCCATGGACGTGCCGTCCCCGATATCGGGCACGGTCGGAGAACTCAAGGTCAAGGAGGGTGACGAGGTCTCCGAAGGCTCGACCATCCTGATGCTGGAACCGGCCGAGACCGGATCCCGGGTGGCGGACCACGAACCGCATCCGACGGTCCATAACAAAGGGATTGGCTCGGCGGCGCCCGGCGATGCCGGCGGGGGTTATGGCGGCGGCAGCCTGGAAGAGGTTCGAGTGCCGGACATCGGCGATTTCGACGATGTTCCGATCATCGAAGTGCTGGTACGCGCGGGCGATACGATCCGTGCCGAGGACCCGCTGATCACCCTGGAGTCCGACAAGGCCTCGATGGACGTGCCCGCGCCCAAGGCCGGCAAGGTCGGCGAGGTGCTGGTGTCAGTCGGCGACAAGGTCGCGCAAGGGTCGGCGATTCTGATGCTGGAAGCGGAGGGGAAATCCCCCGCCTCCCCGCCATCTTCCGCGCAGGGAGCGGGAGGGAAGGCGGCCGCCGCGCCCGCCCCACAGGCGGCCACCCATACCGGCGGGGCCGACCTCGAGTGCGAGATGCTGGTGCTCGGCGCCGGCCCGGGCGGCTACTCGGCCGCCTTCCGGGCCGCCGACCTGGGGATGAAGACGGTGCTGGTGGAACGCTATGCCAGCCTCGGCGGGGTGTGCCTGAACGTCGGCTGCATCCCCTCCAAGGCGCTGCTGCATGTCGCGGCGGTCACCGATGCGGCCAAAGCCATGGCTGATCACGGCATCGCCTTCGGCAAGCCGAAAATCGATCTCGACAAACTGCGCGGCTGGAAGGAAAAGGTCGTCGGCCAGCTCACCGGTGGGCTGGCCGGCATGGCCAAGGCACGCAAGGTCCAGGTCGTGCGTGGGGTCGGGACCTTCCTCGATCCGCATCACCTGGAAGTCGCCCTGACCCGCGGCGACGGCCAGGAGCAGACCGGCGACAAGCAGGTGGTGAAGTTCGACAAGTGCATCATCGCCGCCGGTTCCCAGTCGGTGACACTGCCCTTCATTCCCGACGACCCCCGGGTCGTCGACTCCACCGGTGCGCTGGAACTGACCTCCATTCCGAAGCGCATGCTGGTCATCGGCGGCGGCATCATCGGGCTGGAGATGGCCACGGTCTACTCCACCCTGGGCACCCGCATCGACGTGGTCGAGATGCTCGACGGGCTGATGACCGGTGCCGACCGCGATCTGGTCAAGGTCTGGGAAAAGGTCAACACGCCACGCTTCGACAAGGTGATGCTCAAGACCCGGACCACCGCCGTGAAAGCCCAGAAGAGCGGCCTCAAGGTCAGCTTCGAGGGCGACAACGCCCCAGCTGAGCCGCAGGTGTACGACATGATCCTGCAATCGGTCGGGCGCCGCCCCAACGGCAACAAGATCGGTGCCGAAAACGCCGGGGTGGCGGTCGACGAGCGCGGCTTCATCAATGTCGACAAGCAGTTGCGCACCAACGTCGGGCACATCTTCGCCATCGGCGACATCATCGGCCAGCCGATGCTGGCCCATAAGGCGGTGCATGAAGCGCATGTCGCCGCCGAGGCCGCCGCCGGACAGAAGAGCTTCTTCGATGCCCGCCAGATTCCCTCGGTGGCCTACACCGACCCGGAAGTCGCCTGGGCCGGCAAGACCGAGACCGAATGCAAGGCCGAGGGCATCAAGTACGGCAAGGCGATTTTCCCCTGGGCGGCCAGCGGTCGGGCGATCGCCAATGGCCGCGACGAAGGCTTCACCAAGCTGCTGTTCGACGAGGACACCCATCGCATCATCGGCGGCGCCATCGTCGGCACCCAGGCGGGGGATCTGATCAGCGAACTCTGCCTGGCCATCGAGATGGGCTGCGACCCGGTCGACATCGGCAAGACCATTCACCCGCATCCGACCCTGGGCGAATCGGTCGGCATGGCCGCCGAACTCTTCGAAGGCGTGTGTACCGATCTGCCGCCGCAGAAGAAGCGATAG
- the metF gene encoding methylenetetrahydrofolate reductase [NAD(P)H], translating into MSAHEHPLGISFEFFPPNTDAGRDKLMRTRDALARRQPRFFSVTYGAGGSTQHRTLNTVQAVRESGITTAPHLSCIGSEKAVLRDLLAQYREQGIDSLVALRGDLPSGMGGIGELRYANELVEFIREETGDHFEIAVAAYPESHPQAPSLDRDVENFARKMKAGANLAITQYFFSADAYFHFVERARALGVEAPIVPGIMPITNYTKLARFSDACGAEIPRWIRKQLEAYGDDSEAIAAFGEEVISRLCQRLLDGGAPGLHFYTLNQAEPTLKVLDNISA; encoded by the coding sequence ATGAGTGCACACGAGCATCCGCTGGGCATCAGCTTCGAATTCTTCCCGCCCAACACCGACGCCGGGCGCGACAAGCTGATGCGCACCCGCGATGCCCTGGCCCGTCGCCAGCCGCGGTTCTTCTCCGTCACCTACGGCGCCGGCGGCTCTACCCAGCATCGCACCCTCAATACCGTGCAGGCCGTGCGCGAGTCCGGCATCACCACCGCGCCGCACCTGTCCTGCATCGGTAGCGAGAAGGCGGTGCTACGCGACCTGCTGGCCCAGTACCGGGAGCAGGGCATCGACAGCCTGGTGGCCCTGCGCGGCGACCTGCCCTCCGGCATGGGCGGCATCGGCGAGCTGCGCTATGCCAACGAGCTCGTCGAGTTCATCCGCGAGGAGACCGGCGACCACTTCGAGATCGCCGTGGCGGCCTATCCGGAGTCCCACCCCCAGGCGCCCAGCCTCGACCGCGACGTGGAGAACTTCGCCCGCAAGATGAAGGCCGGGGCGAACCTCGCCATCACCCAGTACTTCTTCTCCGCCGACGCCTACTTCCACTTCGTCGAGCGAGCCCGCGCCCTGGGCGTCGAGGCGCCGATCGTGCCCGGCATCATGCCGATCACCAACTACACCAAGCTGGCGCGCTTTTCCGATGCCTGCGGCGCCGAGATCCCCCGCTGGATCCGCAAGCAGCTCGAGGCCTACGGCGACGACAGCGAGGCCATCGCCGCCTTCGGCGAGGAAGTGATCTCGCGGCTCTGCCAGCGCCTGCTCGACGGCGGAGCCCCGGGGCTGCACTTCTATACGCTGAACCAGGCCGAGCCGACCCTCAAGGTACTCGACAACATCTCCGCCTGA